Part of the Cololabis saira isolate AMF1-May2022 chromosome 15, fColSai1.1, whole genome shotgun sequence genome, aagtcttgtataagccttagaatgaagacaacacatgctgcatgtttctatattagttagaactgggttctcggctgcaaatgtagcatgaaaatgtctttccacgttactctttttgttacgcgaatctatggaagagtattagggccaggcaggagaaaaataaaaattatatcttagagaaggaagatttttttttcattatgcacatcgagaaaaaagtcgaaatgttgagaaaaaagtcaaaatttcgtgaaaaaagtcgaaatgttgagaaaaaagtaaaaatgtcgagaaaaagttgaaatgttgagaaaaaagtcgaaatgtcgagaaaaagtcgaaatgttgagaaaaaagtaaaaatgacgagaaaaaagtcaaaatgttgagaaaaaagtcaaaatgttgagaaaaaagtcaaaatgtcgagaaaaagttgaaatgttgagaaaaagtcaaaatgtcgagaaaaagtcgaaatgttgagaaaaaagtcaaaatgtcgagaaaaagttgaaatgttgagaaaaaagtcgaaatgtcgagaaaaagttgaaatgttgagtaaaaaggcaaagtttcaactttattcttgaaattgtatttcaacattaatctcgacatttcgacttttttctcgacattttgacctttttctcgaagtgcaaaataaaaaacaaatcttcctatctcaaatattttctctcctgcacggccctgatactcttccgtacaaatcttcgttaacagaaatgttgaaattgaatgtttattctacacatttttacagcatttgaaaattttaagaatgtttgtgtcatatttctcttcctacagaaaccatattaaaacaaaaaatatatttccctcccccatgtatttccattttcaaacatttttgaaaaagctccaggagccactagggcggcgctaaagagccgccgGTTGCCGAGCCCCGGCCTAGGGGACGTTTCTTCTGTATTTGTCGGTACTGAAGAGGGAAAGCTTAAACCCCCTAAAATAATCCATCTGTAAACGGTTTCTGTGGAAAGCACCAtcctttttacttttgttttagtAACTAAGAAGCTCACCTGCCCTGGAAGACGAGTCGGTATGAGAGGGTGGTGTGGAGCTCCAGGAACAAGTCTTCACCTGGATACCGAGAGTACCTGGACTGGTGGTCTAAGAGGGAATGCAGAACAGAATTCAGGGGTGTTACCAGATATCAGGATGTTAGGAgactaaaatagaaataaaagtgaGATTAAGTAGACTAGATCATGAGATAATGTGTCAATAAAACAGGCAAATAAGACGGaactggaaaaaaaggacaaattagAGACGAGAAACAAATCAGACATAATAAATCAACCCAAAAAGTTaacagagccgcatgtggctctttagcgccgccctagtggctccccggagctttttcaaaaatgtttgaccttttttttcctttttttttctcttttttttcttctttttttctttcctttttttctcttttttcatttttctcttttttctccccttttcctttcctttttaatctcgacatttcgacttttttctcgaaattttgacttttttctcgacatttcaacttttttctcaacattttgacttttttcacgaaattttgacttttttctcgaagtgcagaatagttatagctaatatagcagttctaactaatatagaaacatgcagcatgtgtttccttcattctaaggcttatactagacttttcattttttgcggctccagacatatttgttttttgtgtttttggtccaatacggctctttcaacattttgggttaacgacccctggtttagagtaAAATGAACAAAAGGAGTTTTCAAAGGTAATAGGATTTAAGAAAAGAAACACGATACATCGAACACCAGAATCTCAGCATCCTTGTCTTTCCAAATTAAAACAAACTGAGTAATGAGAaagagaagaaatgaaaattcaAAACTGAATTTTCAAATGTAATAGCTACGATGGAAGTTGTCCGAATTTGCAGACCACAAATTACATGCATGTAGTGAAATTCTAAGTTAAATGATTATCAATCTGATGTGACTGATGTAAACTCATTGTTCTGAGAGGAGACACGAGGGCTGTGGAAAAAGAGAAGTGACTCAGCATAAAGCAGGCTGTCACCGACAACACACGTGcatctgtgaaaggatgagaggAGGAAAGAGAAGTGCAGATGGCGGGTTTTCATTAGCAGAAGGTGTAAATCTGTTCTTTCAGTTGTTATATCACCATTTATAGTAATGAACCCGGTAGGATCCACTGACTCTGCAAACTAACGCGCCATCTTTCTAGCTAGCAGCTACTCATTACTCTGCTGTTTACTGGCCTCAGCTTTGGGGGGATAAGGTTGGGATTTGATCCAGTTTGGGTTCAAAATTTAACTTGATTTTGAAGAATTAACAACTCATTATGTTTAACCCCTGCACAAtttcttaataaatgtataacctGCAATTAAGCAAGGTATGTTctgtacactgatacaaatatcgtgcttgatctacttaaaaaaaataagtcaactttttgcatgaaattattatgtagatcaagaaagactagtctttgtttaaactacttaattttatgtatgtaaataatagtCAAtaatgtgttaagtttactctatcaaaattaagttgactttaaaaagaaaaaaaaggaataaaagagaaaaaaatgaaaaagaagaaaaaagaaagaaaaaaaagaaaaaaaaggaaaaaaaaataattaagttgactttacttgcaaatgaattttgtacatactaaaaattaagtagtttatacaaagactagtctttcttgatctagataaaaatctcatgcgaaaaagtcgccttaattttttaaaagtagatcaagcaagatattttttcctgtggtttctacttaaacaaataaagcatgtttcatctaaacgttggtcaatctgcccaattgattaaaattgttaaaggaaaagtaaatacaacaagatcattgcttgttgtttgtgtataaatgaaaagattgcctgggattacataaatactgctgttaaggacaaaatgcacaatgtcttgttttttgaacaaatgcagattaagttcaaaactagatgtattcatgtaaagcaacaaacttcatttttaattgttaatatcacagatttaaatatgttatatttacatgctcttagattaatttttttcagtgtacagGTGGAGTGGAAAAGTGGAAGTAAAGGTAAGTATTgagaaacaaatgaaaaaggACTGGGTTGGACAAAGATCCCGTACTAACCCGTCACAGAGAGCTTGACACTTTGCAGGAAGACCCGGGTTTTTTTGGACCTCACTCCGTCCACCACCATGAAGCTCTCGTAGATCCCGGTGTCTACGATCTGGACGTTGTTAATGATCAGGGAACAATCCCCCGACTCCAGTTTCTCCTCAGGAACCTCCGCCCGACCCTTCAGGTCCGTGGCCTCCCACTTCTCCTCTCGGAGCCGCTCAAACACCACGTTGGGAGGCGCCGACCACAGGATGTGGCAGGCAGACCCGGCCCCGGTGTCCAGGCGAGACTTCCAGCTGCAGGGAAGAACCGCCTGCTTCCCCACTTTGGACTGGATCGTCCGGGGGAGAGAAGGCGAGGCCAGAGAAGAAGAATCTGGAAATGGGAAGGAATTGCAGAAGATgttgcattattattaattttctccTATGAAAGGTTGTTAAAAAGAATAACGCATTTACACTTGTTAAAACATATCAAATACAAGTCGATATATTTTTTTGAATCAATTTGAACCTGTGTTTAacagtagaaataaaaatatcGTGTCTCCActtaggtcaggggtcggcaacccaaaatgttgaaagagccatattggatcaaaaacaaaaaaacaaatatgtctggagccgcaaaaaatgaaaagtcttgtatcagccttagaatgaaggcaaatggcgaaaggcaaaatatcgagaaaaagtcgaaatgttgagaaaaaagtcgaaatttcgagaaaaaagtcagaatttcgggaaaaaagtcaaaatttcgagaaaaaagtcgaaaagtcgaggaaatagtcaaaatttcgagaaaaaagtcaaaatttcgagaaaaaagtcgaaatgtcgagatcaatgttgaagtacaatctcgagaaaaaagtcgaaaagtcgaggaaatagtcaaaatttcgagaaaaaagtcaaaatttcgagaaaaaaggcgaaatgtcgagatcaatgttgaagtacaatctcgagaaaaaagtcgaaatgtcgaaaaaaagtcaaaatttcgagaaaaaagtcgaaatgtcgagaaagaagtcgaaatgtcgagattaaaaaggaaaggaaaaaggaagaaaaaaagagaaaaaaaagaaaaaagaagaaaaaaagagaaaaaaaggaaaaaagagaaaaaaaaggaaaaaaaaaggtcaaacatttttgaaaaagctccaggagccactagggcggagctaaagagccgcatgcggctctagagccgcgggttgctgacccctgactTAGGTGGTTTTAGCAGACTAATTTATATTTGAGCAAtttaaataatgtaatatattaaaTAATAGTAATTTTACACCTGCAGCGCACTTGAACCAATTAGGGAgagaatatactgtatatatcatTGTGGCAGATTGCATCATGAGCAGATTGGGCGGTAACAGGAGAGGGGATCAAGATTGGTGATAAAAGGAACATCCAAGGGTTTATCATCACGAGCAATGATAAGTTGTGTCTCACCACTTTGCAAGGAACCTTTTTCTTTTGACATCTACGGGTGTATACTATTGAGAAAACACCAAAACATCAAGGAAATTGGACCAAAGCCCATTCTAGATGATTGAAGGTGCGTCCTGGACTGAACCGACAATACAGATCTGTCTTATTTCCTCCTTTAAGTGTTACCCCATGCATTCTCAACTGTATGAAGTAACAAGAAAACGGTTAAATGAATCCATCACAACCGTTTTGAGAAGGCGCAAAAGAAGAATGAGTTCAGAGTCCGGGGCAGAAATACAAACAAAGAACATTTTCAGGCAAAAATATGCTAATCAGATATTGTTTCCATTATAAATAAGAGTTATTATTATATCGtatctatttattattataGTGATACTGTAATGTAAGATGTGTTGCTTATCAAGCgtttattaaaataatcttaacatggttgttttgtttattcTCCACTTCAGAATTGTCAAAGATAAATTGGAATAAAAAGAAGTTGGAAAAAAGGAGCACTTTGTCCCATATAAAAGGCTAGCACCCATACATATTTAACATTTTCACATTAAACATGTCATTTTTCAAATGATCCTTGTGATTTCTATTTGATTCCCCAGTTGTCCTCTGGGGAATAGTTGCAATACGTGTCAGAAATccaaccccaacccccaccCACGTTAGTAAATGAGCCTTGAACAAAAGTACATTAAAATAAGAacttaaaaacaacattttttcaaGAGGGAGTAAAATTTTCTCAGCCTTGAGAACCATTTCagggtttttctttgtttttacacTGGGGCCAATCCAGTGTGTAATTTTTTATAGGGTCATTCTTACGAACGTACACATCAGACACAGATCAGCTTCACATATTTAACAATACTGGCTGTTATATTAGGTGGAATCCAGTAATTGAAGGCTCACTTACCAACTAAACCACCAGTCAGGAAACACAGATATATGAAAAACCTGAAAGAAACAGAAGGAAACAGGATCAATAATAGATAATTGAAGCCAAACCATTAGgtgtcataacatgtttattaaTAGGGTGTATATTTTCAGCAGGTACTTTCTTTGTCCATCACTGTCTTtgccaaaatgtaataatattattattattattattattattattattattattattattattattattattattattattattattaatactaataataataataataataataataataataataataaaagaagaagaagaaaaaagtcaagggCCTATCAACTCTACTGCATTCCAAATTGTCATACttttatatgtatgtgtatattaacACAGTGTTATTGAAACTCACCATTAAAAATGAGAAACCAGCAATATTTCCTCTTACACTATGTTCACAAATATTTTCATGTCTtcatgaatttatttttttatttttttaaatatgactgTTTTCTTTTAGAATTATTTGATTGACATCTCTCTATCATTAATTAACTAATAGTAACCCCACCCCTGTGTCATCTCCGTAAGTTTAGTTTTCCCTGAAAACGAAACTCATATCACTGCAGTGTCAACATTTGTCCTCTGCACAAGTTCTGCAGCAAATGACAGTTTTTACTCTGCAAACGTCTATTCCTGCAGAATGCATGCTAATGCCTGACATTTTTCATGTAAGAAGACAAATATATTCAAACTATAGATTGACATTTTCACCAATATACAATAATCAAACAAGTAACTACTATtactaataatataaataaatgaaatagctATAAACATTATAAACACACTCGTTGCTTCCTAAGTACAGTACAGTGTCTTACCAAAGTCGCATTTTGCCCGTTTTCATGGTTTTCATAGTGTTTTCTTCTTGGAAACTTAGTTGAGACTTCTTCTCTCCTCCGGCTGCGGTTGCTGTTGTAAATTAACGCTCAGctgattttagttttaaacgGGCTTTAAGTTTCGTTTTCATGTCAAGGCTATTATGACTAAagtgggagggagggagggagtagAACCTCCCTCAACACATTTGATAGGTTACTATATTTCTCTGGAAACACTCAGATCTGGAATTACTGTCTGAGGTTTCTTTTTACAGCAAAATTTGGTGTTGCAGTTCCTGAAATGTTGGATTCACTGAGGACCTTAGGAATCATTGTTGTGTATTGGATCTGCTACATTATATTTCAAATTATTTGTGAgcatcttttattattttataacaaTAATGTATTGACAGTGTCATAATATgtgacaaataaatacataaatcataaataaaaacagtttaagaaaaataataatacaggattttattttggaaggtttttaaaaaaaaactttattagcaAATCTTGCTATACAAACACCAACAAGGTTTACAATAGTTTACAAACATTACAGCACATACAATGATGGAGTAAATGATAAAAATATCTAGTATGAATAAGAAGTCATAAAATAGATAATGTAGGTAacagtcataataataataataataataataataataataataataataataataataataataataataaaaaagatgagtaaataaataaatagagaataaaataaatacataaataaataaaacaggtatGAGGAATAGAATCAGATGCATAGAAAACAATAAGGAAAGGTAAAGACagttataaataaaaggttagtcagaggatacagggaaagacttttcatagttgattaaaaatatattgcttttttgttgtttatcaaATAAAGAGATTTAATGAGAGAATTTAATTCTAGTAAAAAAGGGTTAGCACCAgcacatttttgtttgtgaataaAGAATTTAGCGTAAATAATGATACAATTCAATAGGTGTTCAAGAGCACGATCTTTAGGATAATCAAAGTAACAAATAGTATATGTAATGTTAAGTAAATAAACAGATTTACCAGCattgaaaaaatgaaactttattttgaaaggtgaCTGAAGCGTGACGTCACGCTGCCAATGTCAATGACGGAGAAAcgaaacttaaacttaaatccGCTGCAGCTTCAGGTTTCAATTGTCCCCGTCCAGAGAAACCGAGGACGGTCTTCAGTCTTCCGTTTTTCTGCTGAAAGCACAAACACCTCGGTGGTCTCTGTTGTcttgtgtgaaaaaaaacacaattcctCACTTCCTCCCACTGAAATCACCATATGAACCCAATGAAATGTTATTTCCCTCAGTCACTTTCTCACACTAGGCGATGGCAGGTCTCCCTTGGATTATCTCTTTCCTTTGTAAGTCACTTATTTTGGGTTTAACACTCTGTGTGAATGTTAGTTTTCGATCTTTGTCATTGCATTCTGTCtgattatgttaaaaaaaacttgttttgcTTCTGCGTCTTGTTTTGGCTCATGTGGATCATCTTTGTGTttccaaaacacaagcagctgACACATGCAGATCCTTACATCACTAAACTAAACTGCAGATCTAATTATAGGTCTGGCTGATACGTAATGTCTCTGAACAGACTCTAACTTAaagcttgatttatggttccgcgttaaatcgacgcagggtttacggcgtaggttacgcggcgatgcgcaccgtgccgcgtagcctacgctgtaggctctgcgttggtgtaacgcaggaccataaatcagcctttttagTTACacttatcagaatcagaatcagagtcAGGTTTATTTGACCAAGTCAGGTAAAACAAGActgggaatttgactcggttattgtcgctcactgtacagtaaatagacaaatgacagctcttattaacatatatacaattaaaaaaaaaaaaaaagtgaaaggtgcagcagtatgaggtagacatggttattgaaaggtgcattgttacagcatatgattgtgattattattattattattattattattgttattattattattattattattattattattattattattattattattattattattattattattattattattattatattatcattattattattatcatcatcattatcattattattattattactaccattattattattattataattattcattattatttttattattactattatattatcattattattattgttattattattattattattattattattattattattattattattatattataattattattattgttattgttattattatcatcattgtcattattattattattattatattatcattattattattgttattgttattattatcatcattgtcattattattattattattattattatattatcattattattattgttattattattattattattatcatcattattattattattaccattattattattattattattattattattattattattattattattgcagtgattgatttctctgagactctatgagtgatgagagttcatcagagcaacagcttgggggaaaaATAATTgagtatatatattcctgtagatattttaccccagcgataaggtgcttgaagattttgaaaatggatGAAATGAAATGGATGTGCCAgacaaggaatttgttttcgttttttttcactcactgaacccagatttaaatagttacaaaccgtaaatagacaaatggctcttatttacatatatacaatttaaaagtgaaaggtgcagcagtatgaggtagatatGATATATATTGTTACAatatatgattgtggttatcatcattattattattgcagtgATTGATTTCTCTGAGACTGAGTGGTGagattcatcagagcaacagtttgggggaagaaactgtctctgagtctggaggttttagcgtacagtTCTCTGTAGATCCGTCCAGttctcctctctgcagacctgattgtccgttgcagtctgtgtctAGTTTGGTGGATCTAAACCAGACAGTAATGGACGtgagagaacagactggatgatggaGAGTAGAAggttcagcagctgctgtggaggTTAAACTCCCTGAGCTGACGCAGgaagcagaggtgtcttcagtattcacattcatgactcaggtagaagtatagatgctagagtttaaaaatactcctgtagaagttgaagtatcaactcaagttttttactcaagtaaaagtataaaagtactggtttcaaaactacttaaagtataaaagtaaaagtaatgtaaggaggaaaaaagccattaaggacaaaagccattgaaaatgaatgcttagtataatgcaaatatattaaagaaccttTTGCTattgactgttttgttttggtgattttgtattgaggggaggattttttataagcccttcgggcttcttttcctctcctgcacaaattatttgtccttgtatgataaaaaaagaattattgtgttatcactgtgcaaataaataaataaaataaaaaataaaaccatatatgtgtactattgagcattaacatgtgtttcagagagcagaagatatgatgactagttgcctataagtattgtaatggtgcaaaaagtcaatcTTCAGAGGAAAACCATGCAGACTAACTAAcagaataacatttttaccgataatgtaataacttattacattattgggaatttattacatggtactcaaagtctgcaatttaacccacactgcaaaaactcaaaatcttaacaagaatatttttcttatttctagttaaagtatctcattttagtaaaaaaaatctcattacacttaaaacaagactcatcactggaaaaacaacaattttcacccgtttcaagtagattttcacttaaaataagtagaaaaatctgccagtggaacaagacttttttgcttgtaatgagaagataaatcttgtcccactggcagatttttatacttatttcaagtgaaaatttacttgaaacaggtgaaaactgtcaaataagttatttttatggtgatgactcttattttaagtgtaatgagattttttttactaaaatttttaccaagacattttaactagaaataagacaaatattcttgttaagattttgagtttttgcagtgatccatgttacttatcctgtgaaggacagagtcatattgataagttcagaaaagtgttttttattgttgtgttttgatgtatttgatgtaagcccagtggatatttaaagcttacagaaggctgcattttacaactcaagtactgactATTACCCTGCAGGTCTTCTGACCGAAAGCTTGGTTAATTAAAGATACTTGCATTGATCCAAGTGTGCGTATCAGTCACGTCTCATTTATTGTCTGTCTGAACACATGGTGTTTACAGTGATTATCATCCTTC contains:
- the lgals17 gene encoding galectin 17; this translates as MSKEKGSLQSDSSSLASPSLPRTIQSKVGKQAVLPCSWKSRLDTGAGSACHILWSAPPNVVFERLREEKWEATDLKGRAEVPEEKLESGDCSLIINNVQIVDTGIYESFMVVDGVRSKKTRVFLQSVKLSVTDHQSRYSRYPGEDLFLELHTTLSYRLVFQGRNSSEWSVVWMREGGNSQRFEKHPVLEQITIKNLTHSDDGTYKVLDEHGLSVSTVQLSVEEQSTAFRVQQELENAITDAAARSSCSDLLILSVLVSWLQILHLL